The following are encoded in a window of Thunnus albacares chromosome 17, fThuAlb1.1, whole genome shotgun sequence genomic DNA:
- the syngr1a gene encoding synaptogyrin-1a isoform X2 → MDGFQAYGAGKTGGAFDPLTFIRQPQTVVRILCWLFSIVVLGCVANEGYLNRPDEVEEFCIFNRNQNACSYAVAMGTLCFLCSTGFLALDIYFPQISGVKDRKKAVMADIAVSAFWSLLWFVGFCFLANQWQVSKEEDNPLQEGVTAARAAIVFSFFSVFTWGGLTLLSLERLKRVSFEEEYNKLFSPPLA, encoded by the exons ATGGATGGATTCCAGGCATACGGGGCGGGAAAGACGGGCGGAGCTTTCGACCCGCTGACCTTCATCAGACAACCACAGACTGTGGTGAGGATCCTCTGCTGG ctGTTCTCCATTGTGGTTCTTGGCTGCGTGGCTAATGAGGGTTACCTGAACCGTCCTGATGAGGTCGAGGAATTCTGCATCTTCAACCGCAACCAGAACGCCTGCAGCTATGCCGTCGCCATGGGAACACTGTGTTTCCTTTGTAGCACCGGCTTCCTGGCGCTGGACATTTACTTCCCTCAGATCAGCGGCgtgaaggacaggaagaaggCCGTGATGGCGGACATCGCGGTGTCAG CCTTCTGGTCCCTGCTGTGGTTTGTGGGTTTCTGCTTTCTGGCCAATCAATGGCAGGTTTCTAAAGAAGAAGACAACCCTCTTCAGGAAGGAGTCACTGCTGCCAGGGCCGCCATTGTGTTCTCCTtcttctctgtgttcacctGG ggaggTCTCACTCTGCTGTCGTTGGAGCGTCTGAAGAGAGTCTCGTTTGAAGAGGAGTACAACAAACTGTTCAGCCCGCCGCTcgcctga
- the syngr1a gene encoding synaptogyrin-1a isoform X1, with translation MDGFQAYGAGKTGGAFDPLTFIRQPQTVVRILCWLFSIVVLGCVANEGYLNRPDEVEEFCIFNRNQNACSYAVAMGTLCFLCSTGFLALDIYFPQISGVKDRKKAVMADIAVSAFWSLLWFVGFCFLANQWQVSKEEDNPLQEGVTAARAAIVFSFFSVFTWALQCLLAIHRFKLGADSVTFNQDYIDPTQQEAPQEALPTEEWMDGA, from the exons ATGGATGGATTCCAGGCATACGGGGCGGGAAAGACGGGCGGAGCTTTCGACCCGCTGACCTTCATCAGACAACCACAGACTGTGGTGAGGATCCTCTGCTGG ctGTTCTCCATTGTGGTTCTTGGCTGCGTGGCTAATGAGGGTTACCTGAACCGTCCTGATGAGGTCGAGGAATTCTGCATCTTCAACCGCAACCAGAACGCCTGCAGCTATGCCGTCGCCATGGGAACACTGTGTTTCCTTTGTAGCACCGGCTTCCTGGCGCTGGACATTTACTTCCCTCAGATCAGCGGCgtgaaggacaggaagaaggCCGTGATGGCGGACATCGCGGTGTCAG CCTTCTGGTCCCTGCTGTGGTTTGTGGGTTTCTGCTTTCTGGCCAATCAATGGCAGGTTTCTAAAGAAGAAGACAACCCTCTTCAGGAAGGAGTCACTGCTGCCAGGGCCGCCATTGTGTTCTCCTtcttctctgtgttcacctGG GCTTTGCAGTGTCTGCTGGCCATCCACAGGTTCAAACTTGGAGCGGATTCTGTTACCTTCAATCAGGACTACATCGACCCGACCCAGCAGGAAGCCCCACAGGAAGCCCTGCCCACGGAGGAGTGGATGGATGGGGCATAG
- the ifnphi3 gene encoding interferon phi 3, translating into MTPSSVLLLLLQLCSLQLMLVAMPTCHLQGTLVQEAHNLLRDLGTPFPVHCLPYNANISFPSSVFPAATANHPQCRRALWVVYESLDKAGPIFNDEDHVPPVGKGGVNWDVKKLDDFKNVQDRLQEQGSCLSDVDTSGVLSPYFGNVTAVIEQENAACGWQALRRDLLWVLKSALQNHHKCFTWSHAH; encoded by the exons ATGACTCCTTCatccgtcctcctcctcctcctgcagctctgcagcctcCAGCTGATGCTTGTTGCCATGCCGACCTGCCATCTTCAGGGAACTTTAGTCCAGGAAGCCCACAACCTCCTCAGAGACCTG GGAACGCCGTTTCCTGTCCACTGCCTGCCGTACAACGCCAACATCTCCTTTCCAAGCTCCGTCTTCCCTGCTGCCACAGCCAATCACCCACAG TGCCGCCGGGCATTATGGGTCGTGTATGAGTCACTGGACAAGGCGGGGCCGATATTCAACGATGAGGATCACGTGCCACCTGTCGGAAAGGGCGGAGTCAACTGGGACGTCAAGAAACTCGACGACTTCAAGAACGTGCAGGACCGACTGCAGGAGCAGGGCAGCTGT ctgtcgGACGTCGATACTTCAGGTGTTCTGTCTCCTTACTTCGGTAACGTGACTGCTGTCATTGAGCAG GAAAACGCAGCCTGTGGTTGGCAGGCTCTGAGGAGAGATCTGCTCTGGGTCCTAAAGTCCGCTCTGCAGAATCACCACAAGTGTTTCACCTGGAGCCACGCCCACTGA